In a single window of the Amycolatopsis sp. cg5 genome:
- a CDS encoding xanthine dehydrogenase family protein subunit M, giving the protein MIPASFDYVAPSTVEEAVQALTEAGEDAKVIAGGQSLLPVLRMRLATPTVLVDLGKIADLRGVREDGDALVIGAMTTHYDVQRDHLIAEHAALLARATDTVADPQVRHRGTFGGSLAHADPAGDLPAPVLALDCEMVIAGPDGRRTVPAAEFFQDLFTTALAENEILVEVRVPKHTGWYTHYEKFNRVAQAWSMVAVAAAVRTDGATITEARVALTNMGSTPMRATGVEQALVGQPATAEAITAAATHAAEGTSPPVDGNADVEYRQQLARVLTGRALASAIGT; this is encoded by the coding sequence GTGATCCCGGCGAGTTTCGACTACGTCGCACCGTCCACAGTGGAGGAAGCGGTCCAAGCGCTCACCGAGGCGGGCGAGGACGCGAAGGTGATCGCGGGCGGGCAGAGCCTGCTGCCCGTGCTGCGCATGCGGCTCGCCACGCCGACCGTGCTGGTCGACCTCGGCAAGATCGCCGACCTGCGCGGTGTCCGCGAGGACGGCGACGCGCTCGTCATCGGCGCCATGACCACGCACTACGACGTGCAACGCGATCACCTGATCGCTGAGCACGCCGCGCTGCTGGCCCGCGCCACCGACACGGTCGCCGATCCGCAGGTCCGCCACCGCGGCACCTTCGGCGGCTCGCTCGCCCACGCCGACCCGGCCGGTGACCTGCCCGCTCCGGTGCTCGCGCTCGACTGCGAGATGGTCATCGCGGGCCCCGACGGGCGCCGGACCGTGCCCGCCGCGGAATTCTTCCAGGACTTGTTCACCACCGCGCTCGCGGAAAACGAGATACTGGTCGAGGTGCGGGTGCCGAAGCACACCGGGTGGTACACGCACTACGAGAAGTTCAACCGCGTCGCGCAGGCCTGGTCGATGGTCGCCGTCGCGGCCGCGGTGCGCACCGACGGGGCCACGATCACCGAGGCCAGGGTCGCGCTGACGAACATGGGTTCGACGCCGATGCGTGCCACCGGCGTCGAGCAGGCTTTGGTGGGGCAGCCCGCCACGGCCGAAGCGATCACGGCGGCCGCCACGCACGCGGCCGAGGGCACCAGCCCGCCCGTCGACGGCAACGCCGACGTCGAATACCGGCAGCAGCTCGCCAGGGTGCTCACCGGCAGGGCACTCGCCTCGGCGATCGGTACCTGA
- a CDS encoding xanthine dehydrogenase family protein molybdopterin-binding subunit translates to MTATIEPEVGKSRRRKEDERLITGRTRWTDNLTLPGMLHLAVLRSPHAHAKIVSVDTSAAKDQAGVVAVYTATDLDPASEVGMPCAWPITPDMKSPRRPMLAATQVNFAGEGVAVVAARTAAEAHDALEYIDVEYEELPVVLGLETALAEDATLVHEELGTNTSAVWVFDSGEAGTGASFAETAGDAEVTLTRRFRQQRLVPAFMEPRACVVDPTGTQLTMWSSTQIPHILKTMAALTLGLPEHKVRVIAPDVGGGFGGKIAVLPEETMALVVAQKLGKPVKWNETRSESLLTAHHGRDQIQDITITAKRDGTVLGLKADLKADMGAYLGLVGPGVPILGAFMFNAIYKFPAYHFACTNVFTNTTLTDAYRGAGRPEATFAIERIMDELAAELGMDPLELREKNWIKHEEFPFTTVCGLTYDSGNYEAATEKAKQLFDYDGLRREQAERRASGDPIQLGIGISTFTEMCGLAPSRVLGSLDYGAGGWEHAAIRVLPTGKVEVVTGASAHGQGHETAWSQIVADQLGVPFEDIEILHGDTQSSHKGMDTYGSRSLVVGGIAVVKAAEKVIAKAKTVAAHLMECAEDDLEFTGGSFGVKGTDKATSIQDIAFAVFSSHNLPDGFEPTLDSEATFDPENFSFPHGTHLCAAEVDTETGRITLRSYVCVDDVGVAVNPLIVEGQVHGGLAQGIAQALFEEAVFDESGTLTTGTFADYLLPSAADLPSFTTDRTETPSTTNPLGAKGVGEAGTIASTPAVVNAVVDALRHFGVTDIEMPMTPMRVWHAIQHGTKAAGDIGSEAGGGLGSIDASGGAQ, encoded by the coding sequence ATGACCGCCACCATCGAGCCGGAGGTAGGAAAGTCCCGGCGGCGCAAGGAAGACGAGCGGCTGATCACCGGGCGTACCAGGTGGACGGACAACCTGACGTTGCCCGGCATGCTGCACTTGGCCGTGCTGCGCAGCCCGCACGCGCACGCCAAGATCGTCAGCGTCGACACCTCGGCGGCCAAGGACCAGGCCGGTGTCGTCGCCGTCTACACGGCCACGGACCTGGACCCGGCGAGCGAGGTCGGCATGCCGTGCGCGTGGCCGATCACGCCGGACATGAAGTCGCCGCGCCGCCCGATGCTCGCCGCCACCCAGGTGAACTTCGCCGGTGAGGGCGTCGCCGTGGTCGCCGCGCGCACGGCGGCCGAGGCGCACGACGCGCTCGAATACATCGACGTCGAGTACGAAGAACTCCCTGTCGTGCTCGGCCTGGAGACCGCGCTCGCCGAGGACGCGACGCTGGTGCACGAGGAACTCGGCACCAACACCAGCGCGGTGTGGGTGTTCGACTCCGGCGAAGCGGGCACGGGCGCGAGTTTCGCCGAGACCGCGGGCGACGCCGAGGTCACCCTCACCCGGCGCTTCCGCCAGCAGCGGCTGGTGCCCGCGTTCATGGAGCCGCGCGCCTGCGTGGTCGACCCGACCGGCACCCAGCTGACCATGTGGTCGTCGACGCAGATCCCGCACATCCTCAAGACCATGGCCGCGCTGACCCTCGGCCTGCCGGAGCACAAGGTGCGGGTGATCGCGCCGGACGTCGGCGGTGGCTTCGGCGGCAAGATCGCCGTGCTGCCCGAGGAGACGATGGCGCTGGTCGTCGCGCAGAAGCTCGGCAAACCGGTGAAGTGGAACGAAACCCGCTCGGAGAGCCTGCTCACCGCGCACCACGGCCGTGACCAGATCCAGGACATCACCATCACGGCCAAGCGGGACGGCACGGTGCTCGGGCTGAAGGCCGACCTCAAGGCCGACATGGGCGCCTACCTCGGCCTGGTCGGGCCGGGCGTGCCGATCCTCGGCGCGTTCATGTTCAACGCGATCTACAAGTTCCCGGCGTATCACTTCGCCTGCACCAACGTGTTCACCAACACCACGCTCACCGACGCCTACCGCGGCGCCGGCCGCCCGGAGGCGACGTTCGCCATCGAGCGGATCATGGACGAGCTGGCCGCCGAACTCGGCATGGACCCGTTGGAGCTACGCGAAAAGAACTGGATCAAGCACGAGGAGTTCCCGTTCACCACGGTGTGCGGGCTGACCTACGACTCGGGCAACTACGAGGCCGCGACCGAGAAGGCCAAGCAGCTCTTCGACTACGACGGCCTGCGCCGCGAGCAGGCGGAGCGGCGTGCGAGCGGCGACCCGATCCAGCTCGGCATCGGCATCTCGACGTTCACCGAGATGTGCGGCCTCGCGCCGTCGCGCGTGCTCGGTTCGCTCGACTACGGCGCGGGCGGCTGGGAGCACGCGGCGATCCGGGTGCTGCCGACCGGCAAGGTCGAGGTCGTCACCGGCGCGTCCGCGCACGGCCAGGGCCACGAGACGGCGTGGAGCCAGATCGTCGCCGACCAGCTCGGCGTGCCGTTCGAGGACATCGAGATCCTGCACGGCGACACCCAGTCCTCGCACAAGGGCATGGACACCTACGGCTCGCGGTCGCTGGTCGTCGGCGGGATCGCCGTGGTCAAGGCCGCCGAGAAGGTGATCGCCAAGGCGAAGACGGTCGCCGCGCACCTGATGGAGTGCGCGGAGGACGACCTCGAGTTCACCGGCGGCAGCTTCGGCGTCAAGGGCACCGACAAGGCGACGTCCATCCAGGACATCGCGTTCGCCGTGTTCAGCTCGCACAACCTGCCCGACGGCTTCGAGCCCACTTTGGACTCCGAGGCCACCTTCGACCCGGAGAATTTCTCGTTCCCGCACGGCACGCACCTCTGCGCGGCCGAAGTGGACACCGAGACGGGCCGGATCACGCTGCGCAGCTACGTCTGCGTCGACGATGTCGGCGTGGCGGTCAACCCGCTGATCGTCGAAGGACAGGTGCACGGCGGGCTCGCGCAGGGCATCGCGCAGGCGTTGTTCGAGGAGGCGGTGTTCGACGAGAGCGGCACGCTGACCACGGGCACGTTCGCGGACTACCTGCTGCCGTCCGCGGCCGACCTGCCCTCATTCACCACCGACCGCACGGAGACCCCGTCGACCACGAACCCCTTGGGCGCCAAGGGAGTCGGCGAGGCGGGCACGATCGCGTCCACGCCTGCCGTGGTCAACGCGGTCGTCGACGCGCTGCGGCACTTCGGGGTCACCGACATCGAGATGCCGATGACGCCGATGCGGGTGTGGCACGCCATCCAGCACGGGACCAAGGCCGCCGGCGACATCGGCTCCGAAGCCGGTGGCGGACTCGGCTCGATCGACGCATCCGGAGGTGCCCAGTGA
- a CDS encoding (2Fe-2S)-binding protein — protein sequence MRITVTVDGTKYSDEVEPRTLLVHHLRERLGKVGTVVGCDTSNCGACTVHLDGHSVKSCSVLAVQADGCEITTIEGLAREGKLHPVQQAFHDNHALQCGFCTPGMIMQSIDLLADNPDPDEKAVREGLEGNLCRCTGYQNIVRAVRDAAHHMRPGAGPEAERMSSQESASHVGIGGE from the coding sequence ATGCGCATCACCGTCACCGTGGACGGAACCAAGTACAGCGACGAGGTCGAACCGCGCACGCTACTCGTGCACCATCTGCGTGAACGGCTCGGCAAGGTAGGCACCGTGGTGGGCTGCGACACCAGCAACTGCGGCGCCTGCACCGTCCATCTGGACGGGCACAGCGTCAAATCCTGCTCGGTGCTCGCGGTCCAGGCCGACGGCTGTGAAATCACCACCATCGAAGGACTGGCGCGCGAGGGCAAGCTGCATCCGGTGCAGCAGGCGTTCCACGACAATCACGCGCTGCAGTGCGGTTTCTGCACACCCGGCATGATCATGCAGTCGATCGACCTGCTGGCGGACAATCCCGATCCCGACGAGAAAGCCGTCAGGGAAGGGCTCGAAGGCAATCTCTGCCGTTGCACGGGTTACCAGAACATCGTGCGCGCGGTCCGCGACGCCGCCCACCACATGCGTCCCGGCGCCGGGCCGGAGGCCGAGCGGATGTCGTCGCAGGAAAGCGCCTCGCACGTGGGCATCGGGGGCGAATGA
- a CDS encoding XdhC family protein → MRDVLDELYRRWSAGETVGVGTVVATFSSAPREPGAAMLVGPDGEVTGSVSGGCVEGAVYELAQQVVEDRTPVLQRYGVTDDDAFAVGLTCGGIIDIYVERIDRESLPELGEVVASVREGEPVAIVTVIEHELTGLVGRHLIVWPDRVTGTLGSSRMNDAVADDARGLLATGRTDILHYGPDGQRRGEGMTVFVNSFEPPPRMLVFGAIDFAAAMAKMGAYLGYEVTVCDARPVFATASRFPDAHEVVVDWPHRYLQAQAEAGKIDRRTAIAVLTHDPKFDVPLLEVALRLDVGYVGAMGSRKTHDDRFSRLRDAGLTEHELENLSSPIGLDLGARTPEETAVSIAAEIIALRWGGGGQRLAALSGRIHG, encoded by the coding sequence ATGCGTGATGTGTTGGACGAGTTGTACCGCCGCTGGTCGGCGGGCGAGACCGTGGGTGTCGGCACGGTGGTGGCGACGTTCTCGTCGGCGCCGAGGGAACCCGGCGCGGCGATGCTGGTGGGACCGGACGGTGAGGTCACCGGAAGTGTCTCCGGCGGCTGCGTCGAGGGCGCCGTGTACGAGCTGGCGCAGCAGGTGGTCGAGGACCGCACGCCGGTGCTGCAGCGCTACGGCGTCACCGACGACGACGCGTTCGCGGTCGGGCTGACCTGCGGCGGGATCATCGACATCTACGTCGAGCGGATCGACCGGGAGTCGCTGCCGGAGCTGGGCGAGGTCGTCGCGTCCGTGCGCGAGGGCGAGCCGGTCGCGATCGTGACCGTGATCGAGCACGAGCTGACCGGGCTCGTCGGGCGGCACCTGATCGTCTGGCCGGACCGGGTCACCGGCACGCTCGGCTCCTCCCGGATGAACGACGCCGTCGCCGACGACGCGCGCGGGCTGCTCGCCACCGGGCGCACCGACATCCTGCACTACGGCCCGGACGGCCAGCGCCGCGGCGAGGGCATGACGGTGTTCGTCAACTCGTTCGAGCCGCCGCCGCGCATGCTGGTCTTCGGCGCGATCGACTTCGCGGCCGCGATGGCGAAAATGGGCGCCTACCTGGGCTACGAGGTCACCGTCTGCGACGCGCGCCCGGTGTTCGCCACCGCCAGCCGGTTCCCCGACGCGCACGAGGTCGTCGTCGACTGGCCACACCGCTACCTCCAGGCGCAGGCCGAGGCGGGCAAGATCGACCGCCGCACCGCGATCGCCGTGCTCACCCACGACCCGAAGTTCGACGTCCCGCTGCTGGAGGTCGCGCTGCGCCTCGACGTCGGCTACGTCGGCGCGATGGGCTCGCGCAAGACACACGACGACCGCTTCTCCCGCCTGCGCGACGCAGGCCTGACCGAGCACGAACTCGAGAACCTTTCCTCGCCGATCGGGCTCGACCTCGGCGCCCGCACGCCCGAGGAGACCGCGGTGTCCATCGCGGCGGAGATCATCGCGCTGCGCTGGGGCGGCGGCGGTCAGCGCCTCGCCGCGCTCAGCGGCCGCATCCACGGCTGA
- a CDS encoding VWA domain-containing protein, with protein MDPLPGFVGFATALREAGLPCDAHRVQAYLDAVERLDIAEPAQLYWAGRLTLCADPDDLPRYEDAFARWFGEEPPRRATRPVTRERRSKMATLTGGRQSGESSQAPEQLNAAASDTELLRHRDLGELSIAEREHLRELFAVLRPVPPKRSSLRQRPSKRGRLDPARTLRGMLAGGGELTQLAYRDRSKRPRRVVLLIDVSGSMSPYADALLRFAHVVVRSAPAAVEAFTLGTRLTRVSRQLRQRDPERAMLAAGEAVPDFAGGTRLGETLRVFLDRWGQRGLARQAVVVVFSDGWERGDPSLLAEQLARARRLAHAVLWVNPHAGRDGYAPVQSGIAAALPHLDALLAGHSLATLERLLVEIRNA; from the coding sequence ATGGATCCGCTTCCGGGTTTCGTCGGCTTCGCGACCGCGTTGCGTGAAGCCGGGCTGCCCTGCGACGCGCATCGCGTGCAGGCGTACCTCGACGCGGTCGAACGCCTCGACATCGCCGAACCCGCTCAGCTCTACTGGGCCGGCAGGCTGACGCTCTGCGCGGATCCCGACGACCTGCCCCGCTACGAAGACGCCTTCGCGCGCTGGTTCGGCGAGGAACCGCCACGTCGCGCGACCAGGCCCGTGACCCGTGAGCGACGGTCGAAAATGGCCACGCTCACCGGTGGCCGCCAAAGTGGCGAGTCTTCGCAGGCACCCGAGCAGCTCAACGCGGCCGCGAGTGACACGGAGCTCCTGCGCCACCGCGACCTCGGCGAACTCTCGATCGCCGAGCGCGAACATCTTCGCGAGCTCTTCGCCGTACTCCGCCCAGTGCCACCGAAAAGATCATCGCTGCGGCAGCGACCGTCCAAACGGGGGCGGCTCGATCCGGCCAGGACGCTGCGCGGCATGCTCGCGGGCGGCGGTGAACTCACCCAGCTCGCGTATCGCGATCGAAGCAAGCGTCCGAGACGTGTCGTGCTGCTCATCGACGTCTCCGGCTCGATGAGCCCGTACGCCGACGCGCTGCTCCGGTTCGCGCATGTCGTGGTCAGGAGCGCACCGGCCGCCGTGGAGGCGTTCACCCTCGGGACCCGGCTGACCAGAGTGTCCCGCCAGCTGCGGCAACGTGATCCCGAGCGCGCCATGCTCGCGGCCGGAGAAGCCGTGCCGGATTTCGCAGGCGGGACCCGGCTCGGCGAAACGCTCAGGGTTTTTCTCGATCGCTGGGGACAGCGGGGTTTGGCCAGGCAGGCGGTGGTCGTGGTGTTCTCCGACGGGTGGGAACGGGGCGACCCGAGCCTGCTCGCCGAGCAGCTCGCACGGGCGCGCAGGCTCGCGCACGCCGTACTCTGGGTCAATCCCCATGCGGGGCGGGACGGTTACGCGCCGGTGCAGTCCGGGATCGCCGCCGCGCTGCCGCATCTGGACGCGCTGCTCGCCGGCCACAGCCTGGCGACGCTGGAACGACTGCTCGTGGAGATCCGCAATGCGTGA
- a CDS encoding nucleoside hydrolase — MILRRLAFAALAALTVSTALTVPAHAATPAPVVFDTDMDFDDAATLAYLCQAHKRHRIELRAVTVVNNGSGTPGRALTHTRTILEKCGLGGIPVADGSDEGVNAPTADARAWTEKILSGALGDGNRPDRPSVLPASLLFAASVLSAPAPVVVVATGPLTNVAKATRLPGVAEKISRISVMGGAFGVPGNVEAPHADGSQETNIWLDPLSAREVFQRSRVDIVPLDATNDVPITPAFVQRIGTSKTPESVMVHGILTQPDIWPFIEQGVGYWWDTLAASAAFDAVSPVEFREDRVDVVVTGESAGRTVVSADGTPQRVGRHGNLAAYEAGYFATLDGS, encoded by the coding sequence ATGATCTTGCGCCGCTTGGCCTTCGCGGCACTGGCCGCTCTCACCGTGTCCACCGCCTTGACCGTCCCGGCGCACGCCGCCACGCCGGCACCGGTCGTGTTCGACACCGACATGGACTTCGACGACGCGGCCACGCTCGCCTATCTCTGTCAAGCGCACAAGCGGCATCGCATCGAATTGCGCGCGGTCACCGTGGTCAACAACGGGTCCGGCACACCGGGCCGCGCGCTCACGCACACCCGTACGATCCTCGAAAAGTGTGGCCTGGGCGGGATTCCGGTCGCCGATGGTTCGGACGAAGGCGTCAACGCGCCGACCGCGGACGCTCGCGCCTGGACCGAAAAGATCCTTTCGGGAGCGCTCGGGGACGGGAACCGGCCGGATCGGCCTTCGGTGCTTCCGGCGTCGTTGTTGTTCGCGGCGAGTGTGCTTTCAGCCCCTGCTCCGGTCGTGGTGGTCGCGACCGGTCCGCTGACCAACGTCGCGAAGGCGACTCGGCTGCCTGGTGTCGCCGAGAAGATCAGCCGGATTTCGGTGATGGGCGGCGCTTTCGGGGTTCCTGGCAACGTCGAGGCGCCGCACGCGGACGGTTCGCAAGAGACCAACATCTGGCTGGATCCCTTGTCGGCACGGGAGGTTTTCCAGCGGTCGCGGGTGGACATCGTGCCGCTCGACGCGACCAACGATGTCCCGATCACGCCCGCTTTCGTGCAGCGGATCGGCACGTCCAAGACGCCCGAAAGCGTTATGGTGCACGGAATTCTGACGCAGCCGGACATCTGGCCGTTCATCGAGCAAGGTGTCGGATACTGGTGGGACACGCTCGCCGCGTCCGCCGCCTTCGATGCGGTGAGCCCGGTCGAGTTCCGCGAAGACCGGGTCGACGTCGTCGTGACCGGTGAGTCGGCGGGGCGCACGGTGGTCAGTGCCGACGGCACGCCGCAACGCGTTGGCAGGCATGGGAATCTCGCCGCTTACGAAGCGGGTTACTTCGCGACGCTCGACGGGAGCTAA
- a CDS encoding AAA family ATPase encodes MTPEEVADKLSVVGYLADDGVATAAFLTMSMGRPLFCEGEPGTGKTSLAVALSQAFDLPLIRLQCHEGIDAAQALYEWDFPRQLLHLRALEAANGALDVETAEQSLYTERFLLARPLLRALREAPCVLLIDEIDRADDEFEAFLLQLLDENAVTIPELGEIRAHRPPIVVLTSNRTREVHDALKRRCLYHWLDHPDLAREVAILRGRLPGVGERLATQVAVAVRRLRELELLKPPGVAESLDWTQALLALGRDELDAESAARTLGAVLKYSEDLDRVRAKLDTLLA; translated from the coding sequence ATGACTCCCGAGGAAGTAGCGGACAAGCTCAGCGTCGTCGGCTACCTCGCCGACGACGGCGTCGCCACCGCCGCCTTTCTCACCATGAGCATGGGCCGACCGCTGTTCTGCGAAGGCGAACCCGGTACCGGCAAGACCTCGCTCGCGGTCGCGCTGTCCCAGGCGTTCGACCTCCCGCTCATCCGCCTGCAGTGCCACGAGGGCATCGACGCCGCGCAGGCACTGTACGAATGGGACTTCCCCCGCCAGCTCCTGCACCTGCGCGCACTCGAAGCCGCCAACGGCGCGCTCGACGTCGAAACGGCGGAGCAGTCGCTCTACACCGAACGGTTCCTGCTGGCCAGGCCGTTGCTGCGGGCACTGCGCGAGGCACCGTGCGTGCTGCTGATCGACGAGATCGACCGCGCCGACGACGAGTTCGAGGCGTTCCTGCTGCAGCTGCTCGACGAGAACGCGGTGACCATCCCCGAGCTCGGCGAGATCCGCGCACACCGCCCGCCGATCGTGGTGCTCACCTCGAACCGCACCCGCGAGGTGCACGACGCGCTCAAGCGCCGCTGCCTCTACCACTGGCTCGACCACCCCGACCTGGCCCGCGAGGTCGCGATCCTGCGCGGACGCCTGCCCGGCGTCGGCGAACGGCTCGCCACGCAGGTCGCGGTCGCCGTCCGCCGCCTGCGCGAACTCGAACTCCTCAAACCGCCCGGCGTCGCCGAATCCCTCGACTGGACGCAGGCGCTGCTCGCGCTCGGCCGCGACGAACTCGACGCCGAGTCCGCCGCCCGCACCCTCGGCGCGGTGCTCAAGTACAGCGAAGACCTCGACCGGGTCCGCGCGAAACTCGACACCCTGCTCGCTTAG
- a CDS encoding NTP transferase domain-containing protein, translated as MAEAGGLLLAAGAGRRFGGPKALAELDGEPLLLRALRTLTEGGCGPIRVVLGAQADDVRALLPDPSIAVEAEDWSTGMGASLRAGLDAFTETEAASVLVHLVDLPWVGPDIIARVRATAGPEAAARASYDGVPGHPVLLGRRWWPEIADTARGDRGARDWLATRTDLQLVECADLGVGSDVDRPGDLRSKP; from the coding sequence GTGGCTGAAGCTGGCGGCCTGCTCCTCGCGGCCGGCGCGGGACGCCGTTTCGGCGGACCCAAAGCGCTGGCCGAACTCGACGGCGAACCCTTGCTGCTGCGCGCGCTGCGCACCCTGACCGAAGGCGGCTGCGGGCCGATCCGCGTCGTGCTCGGCGCCCAGGCCGACGACGTCCGCGCGCTGCTGCCGGATCCGTCGATCGCCGTCGAAGCCGAGGACTGGTCGACCGGCATGGGCGCCTCGCTGCGCGCCGGTCTCGACGCCTTCACCGAGACGGAAGCCGCCTCGGTGCTGGTACACCTCGTCGACCTGCCCTGGGTCGGCCCGGACATCATCGCCCGCGTCCGCGCCACCGCTGGTCCCGAAGCCGCCGCACGCGCGAGCTACGACGGCGTCCCCGGGCACCCCGTCCTGCTCGGCAGGCGCTGGTGGCCGGAGATCGCCGACACCGCGCGCGGTGACCGCGGCGCCCGCGACTGGCTCGCCACCCGCACCGACCTCCAGCTGGTCGAATGCGCCGACCTCGGCGTTGGAAGCGACGTCGACCGCCCAGGTGACCTACGCTCGAAACCATGA
- a CDS encoding IclR family transcriptional regulator C-terminal domain-containing protein: MEEAERGAHHVQSLERGLAVIKAFHADAAELTLSDVARSTGLTRAAARRFLLTLTDLGYVRTDGKYFSLTARVLELGYSYLSSMSLPQVAQPHLEYLSAEVHESSSVSVLEATDVVYVARVAVSRIMTVSINVGTRFPAYATSMGHVLLSGLSVAEFEAYLMVAKLDPLTAHTLTSDDALRAEVAQVRAQGWAMVDQELEEGLRSVAAPIRNRHGRIIAAVNLSTHASRTTPESMREDLLPSLLNTAKRIEADLAITAPARASRG, from the coding sequence ATGGAAGAGGCGGAGCGCGGCGCGCACCACGTGCAGTCGCTGGAACGCGGCCTGGCGGTGATCAAGGCGTTCCACGCCGACGCGGCCGAGCTCACCCTCAGTGACGTCGCCCGGTCGACCGGGCTGACCAGGGCCGCCGCCCGCCGGTTCCTGCTCACCCTCACCGACCTCGGCTACGTCCGCACCGACGGCAAGTACTTCTCGCTCACCGCGCGGGTGCTCGAACTCGGCTACTCCTACCTGTCGAGCATGTCGCTGCCCCAGGTCGCGCAGCCGCACCTGGAGTACCTGTCCGCGGAGGTGCACGAGTCCAGCTCGGTCTCCGTGCTGGAGGCCACCGACGTCGTCTACGTCGCCCGCGTGGCCGTCTCGCGGATCATGACGGTCAGCATCAACGTCGGCACCCGGTTCCCCGCGTACGCCACCTCGATGGGCCACGTCCTGCTGTCCGGGCTGAGCGTCGCCGAGTTCGAGGCGTACCTGATGGTCGCCAAGCTCGACCCGCTCACCGCGCACACCCTGACCTCCGACGACGCGCTGCGCGCCGAGGTCGCCCAGGTCCGCGCGCAGGGCTGGGCGATGGTCGACCAGGAACTCGAGGAGGGCCTGCGCTCGGTCGCCGCGCCGATCCGCAACCGGCACGGCCGCATCATCGCGGCCGTCAACCTGTCCACTCACGCCAGCCGCACGACCCCGGAATCCATGCGCGAGGACCTGCTGCCGTCGCTGCTCAACACGGCGAAGCGCATCGAAGCCGACCTCGCCATCACCGCGCCCGCCAGGGCCAGCCGTGGCTGA
- the pcaC gene encoding 4-carboxymuconolactone decarboxylase, whose amino-acid sequence MTDELYETGMKVRREVLGDAHVDRASAAATPFSQPFQDYLTRSAWGSVWARDGIDRRTRSFITLGVLTSLQAHEELAMHVRVAIHNGLTVAEISETILHTAVYVGAPAANAAFAIAQRVLTELGEVTSG is encoded by the coding sequence ATGACTGACGAGCTGTACGAAACCGGCATGAAGGTGCGCCGCGAGGTGCTCGGCGACGCGCACGTCGACCGGGCGAGCGCGGCGGCGACCCCGTTCTCCCAGCCGTTCCAGGACTACCTGACCCGCTCGGCATGGGGCTCGGTGTGGGCCCGCGACGGCATCGACCGGCGTACCCGCAGCTTCATCACCCTCGGTGTGCTCACTTCGTTGCAAGCGCACGAAGAACTGGCCATGCACGTCAGGGTGGCCATCCACAATGGACTCACCGTCGCCGAGATCAGCGAGACCATCCTGCACACCGCCGTCTACGTCGGCGCGCCCGCCGCGAACGCGGCTTTCGCGATCGCGCAACGTGTCCTGACCGAGCTGGGGGAGGTCACCTCAGGTTAG
- the pcaD gene encoding 3-oxoadipate enol-lactonase produces the protein MSVAVHYETQGDGVPVVFSGSVGSSLRMWDEQVREVAAAGYQAIAYDHRGHGASPVPPGPYAIADFGEDVVALLDELGIERAHLVGLSLGGMAGMWLGAHAPDRIRSLTLCCTSAELGPPSMWADRANTVRAGGLEAIADGGLARWVTPSFAGDRRALRTMLVSTPQDGYLAACQALERMDLVGDLPKITAPTLVIAGGEDVATPVEHARRIADGITGARLEIVEGAAHLGNVERPEAFTRLILDHLKGSDD, from the coding sequence ATGAGCGTCGCGGTGCACTACGAGACCCAGGGCGACGGCGTACCCGTGGTGTTCAGCGGGTCCGTCGGCAGCAGCCTGCGCATGTGGGACGAGCAGGTCCGCGAGGTCGCGGCGGCGGGCTACCAGGCCATCGCCTACGACCACCGCGGGCACGGCGCGTCACCCGTGCCGCCGGGGCCGTACGCCATCGCCGATTTCGGCGAGGACGTCGTCGCGCTGCTGGACGAGCTCGGCATCGAACGCGCGCACCTCGTCGGGCTCTCGCTCGGCGGCATGGCCGGGATGTGGCTCGGCGCGCACGCGCCGGACCGGATCCGCTCGCTGACCCTGTGCTGCACCTCGGCCGAACTCGGCCCGCCGAGCATGTGGGCGGACCGCGCGAACACCGTCCGCGCGGGCGGGCTCGAAGCGATCGCCGACGGCGGCCTCGCGCGCTGGGTGACGCCGTCGTTCGCCGGTGACCGCCGAGCGCTGCGGACCATGCTGGTCAGCACGCCGCAAGACGGTTACCTCGCCGCTTGCCAGGCGCTCGAACGGATGGACCTCGTGGGCGACCTGCCGAAGATCACCGCGCCGACGCTGGTCATCGCGGGCGGCGAGGACGTGGCCACGCCCGTCGAGCACGCCCGGCGCATCGCGGACGGCATCACCGGCGCCCGGCTGGAGATCGTCGAAGGCGCCGCGCATCTCGGCAACGTCGAGCGGCCGGAGGCGTTCACCCGGCTCATCCTGGACCACCTCAAGGGGAGCGATGACTGA